Genomic segment of Salvia hispanica cultivar TCC Black 2014 chromosome 2, UniMelb_Shisp_WGS_1.0, whole genome shotgun sequence:
GAGGAAATTGGATTGATTAGTTATGAAGCAAGGTCGATTGGAGCCTTGCCTTAGAGATACCACCTCCGATGACTGCATGTAATTTCTTCAGTCTGATTCTGGTTCTGCCCAAATTAGTTATTATGTAAGTTCAACTCGTTAATGGATTTTAAACCAATAatccaatattttaaatcatcTCTCAGTTGTGATAATCTGGATATTTGTGTTGTCTTCAGGTTTGAGCTGATTGCCAGATGCATCAGATGACTCATGTTTGATTATGCTGGAGCTCTAACAATTGGTAAATTGAAGGGCtacactaatttttttgatgcAGCTGTTTGCTGCATGTTAGTTTAGAAGAATACATAGGAACGTATTATGGTGGATTGCCAGAGTGAGCTTGAGGGAGTTACGAAACAGGGTGGTTAGTTGTTTTGTATATGCATTAAATCTCTAAGATATAGCGACCTCACTAGTCTTACGAGCTAGGTTGTATTAGTGCCTCGGCTTGCTCTGAGCAACTCCCTCCTGCTGATGTTCCATATTGAATTCTAACCCACACTTGGCAGATTTAGCCTTAACAAATTCTTTTGTAACATGATTGAGCTCTTGTTTAATAAACATCTCATTTAGCTTTTTAAAGTTGCTCATTCCTTCATTTGTTTTGTGTTACTATTTGTAACATTGTTTTGTAATTTGATTATGGAGAGTAATTGTGAGGCACAGACATATTTGATAGAGTCACCTGGAATCCCGAATGCAACCTTTTTTCGTGTAGTTGTGAGGCTGTGTGAAAGGAATGTAAAATGCAATTCTTATTATACATTAACAAGAACTtgtagaagaaagaaagatttGCTTTGAagtttgtcatttttgtaAGCAACACATTCATGTGATCACGGAGTTCAATTCTAGTTGTTAGTCAGGAAGATGAATGGACTGTTTTTGATGAACCACCAGTTTGATTTAAGCTTGTTTCCTGTCAGTTGCATTTGCACGAGACTACTCTGTATAGATGTAGTACTACTGTTTTGTTGATTTCTCTGCATACTTGATAGTTGTATCTTGATGCTGATTAGAGATGATGTTATGTTCTTGCAACTCCTATAAGTTTAGAAAGTCTAATACTCCCCAAgcatgaaatttcaaattttcacaaTCGTTCATTCTGCGTACAAAATGACGTTTTTTTTGGTTATGCCTTCATTAAATGAGtattcttttcctttctttatCATAATGAATGTAATTCGAAATAACACCAAAAAATGTCGTTTCATATATCAATGAGATAACTGTAAAAATAGATAGTAAGTAGTACTTTGTAATgtacttttttgttttctgggtcttatttaattaactaaaattcaatcaaattcaACGATTTAtatctatcattttataaaataaaatattataaagaacaaaaaaacaataattatcaAGCATAATTTAATCACTCTCGAAGAAAAGCAAACTTGTGAAGTTAGGGGTTAATcttttatctaaattttacTAGTAAATTCACTcgtgaatataaatattagagCATCAATAACGCACGAAAAGAGAAACGCGACATGTTTGCACCATGGGTGGGCCGCGTTGGACGGAAGGCATCACCGTGATGCGGTAAGGATCACCTACTCCACTAATCGTAATCCATTCCTACTTCACACtcacatcaaaataaaatgaccgCGATGACATACCATACATGCtttattatcaataatttattttttattcgtTAATTATATAGTCCATAGTTGTAAATACTTTATACGCAAGAGTACAACATTACATGGTCCAATTGTTTGCGACGCCGACGATGGGTTTTTATGAGAAGaggataaaatataaagaagttattacaaattttaaaaaccatTTCGTCTACATGTCCAAGGCAATTCTAAGACTCATCAAACCCTTAAACCGCCCCAAACAAAGAATCAAGCCAGCCCTCAATACTCCCATCACACCTCAAGTCAAGGATTTGGCCAATGAAGTTTGTGAAATTCTCCGAAGTGAAGACGAAAAGTGGGAAGAGTCCCTTCAAAATCGTTTCTTTGGAGAGGATATTGCTCCATCTGAAGTTGCCCACCTAGTGTTCGACAAAATTCGCAACTGCGAATTGGGTCTCAAATTCTACGGTTTCATCTCCCATAGCAGTTTCCACCTCGATGGGTTCGCTTACTCCTCACTTTTGAAGCTCTTGGCTCGTTCCAGAGTCTTGGAAGAAATCGACAGCGTATTGTTGGAGTGTTTGCATTGTGAAGAGAAGCGGCCTACTCACGAGGCGTTAGGGTTTGTAATCCGCGCGTATGCGGAATCGGGGTCTGTTTCTAAAGCTCTCGATTTGTATTCTTATCTTCTTAGGAACTACAACACATTGCCCCAGTTACCGGCATGCAATTCTTTGCTTAACGGGCTTGTCGATGAAGGAAAGTTGGATGCTGCGTGGCGTGTGTATGAAGAGATGGTGAGGAGAGATGAAGCCGGTGAGACTAGTTGTTTGGACAATTATAGTGTTTCTATAATGGTGAAGGGATTGTGTAGAGAAGGAAAGGTTGAGAAAGGTAGAAAGTTGATTGAGAAGAGGTGGGGAAGGAACTGCATTCCAAATATTGTGTTCTATAATATTCTCATTGATGGATTTTGCAAGAGAGGTAGTCTCGAGAGGGCTCATGAGCTTTTCGAAGAGTTGAAAGTGAAGGGTTTCTTTCCAAACCATGAGACTTATGGGGCTATGATTGATGGGTTTTGCAAAAGAGGGGAATTTGATAAGGTTGATGAAATGTTAAAGGAAATGGAGTCGAGTGGTATTGAGGTGAATACCATAATCTATAACAATGTTGTTGATGGTAGATGTAAATACAGCTTTGTCAGGGAAGCTTTTGAGACAACAAGAAAGATGATGGAAGTAGGGTGCCGGTTGGACATTGTGACATATAATTCTTTGATTTCTAGTGCTTGTAAAGATGGGAATGTGCAGGAGGCAGAAAAGCTTTTGGAGGAGGTAATCAATCGTGGATTGGTTCCGAATAAGCTAAGCTTTACCCCTCTTATACATGCCTACTGCAGGGAGCGAAATTTTGAGAGAGCGTCATTTCTTCTCGTTGAGATGACACGAAGTGGACATAAGCCTGACATGATAACGTATGGAGGTCTTGTTCATGGGTTAGTTGTTGCTGGAGAAGTTGAGGCTGCTTTGACCATCCGAAACAACATGGTGGAAAGGGGAGTTTCTCCCGATGCATGCATTTACAATGTGT
This window contains:
- the LOC125204204 gene encoding pentatricopeptide repeat-containing protein At1g52620-like isoform X9, with protein sequence MSKAILRLIKPLNRPKQRIKPALNTPITPQVKDLANEVCEILRSEDEKWEESLQNRFFGEDIAPSEVAHLVFDKIRNCELGLKFYGFISHSSFHLDGFAYSSLLKLLARSRVLEEIDSVLLECLHCEEKRPTHEALGFVIRAYAESGSVSKALDLYSYLLRNYNTLPQLPACNSLLNGLVDEGKLDAAWRVYEEMVRRDEAGETSCLDNYSVSIMVKGLCREGKVEKGRKLIEKRWGRNCIPNIVFYNILIDGFCKRGSLERAHELFEELKVKGFFPNHETYGAMIDGFCKRGEFDKVDEMLKEMESSGIEVNTIIYNNVVDGRCKYSFVREAFETTRKMMEVGCRLDIVTYNSLISSACKDGNVQEAEKLLEEVINRGLVPNKLSFTPLIHAYCRERNFERASFLLVEMTRSGHKPDMITYGGLVHGLVVAGEVEAALTIRNNMVERGVSPDACIYNVLINGLCKQSRFADAQQLLQEMLGRNVSPDSYVYATLVDGYVRSGNFDDAENLFELITKTGVNPGLVGYNAMIKGYCKLGKIKNAILCINKMTRRNITPDEFTYSTIIDGLVKQNDLLGALAVFGLVIKQKYIPNVVMYTSIISGFCCCRNVSGAERILRGMQSNGVPPNVVTYSVVIGSCCKEGKLAQASSFFEEMMMSKCNPNEVTFHYLVNGLSNNASSVIQGTQDGGSGQHKHMLLDIFGTMVSDGWHPISAAYSSIVVCLCLNRMLGTALQLTDKMLNKGFHLDSNGSTCSE
- the LOC125204204 gene encoding pentatricopeptide repeat-containing protein At1g52620-like isoform X1, which translates into the protein MSKAILRLIKPLNRPKQRIKPALNTPITPQVKDLANEVCEILRSEDEKWEESLQNRFFGEDIAPSEVAHLVFDKIRNCELGLKFYGFISHSSFHLDGFAYSSLLKLLARSRVLEEIDSVLLECLHCEEKRPTHEALGFVIRAYAESGSVSKALDLYSYLLRNYNTLPQLPACNSLLNGLVDEGKLDAAWRVYEEMVRRDEAGETSCLDNYSVSIMVKGLCREGKVEKGRKLIEKRWGRNCIPNIVFYNILIDGFCKRGSLERAHELFEELKVKGFFPNHETYGAMIDGFCKRGEFDKVDEMLKEMESSGIEVNTIIYNNVVDGRCKYSFVREAFETTRKMMEVGCRLDIVTYNSLISSACKDGNVQEAEKLLEEVINRGLVPNKLSFTPLIHAYCRERNFERASFLLVEMTRSGHKPDMITYGGLVHGLVVAGEVEAALTIRNNMVERGVSPDACIYNVLINGLCKQSRFADAQQLLQEMLGRNVSPDSYVYATLVDGYVRSGNFDDAENLFELITKTGVNPGLVGYNAMIKGYCKLGKIKNAILCINKMTRRNITPDEFTYSTIIDGLVKQNDLLGALAVFGLVIKQKYIPNVVMYTSIISGFCCCRNVSGAERILRGMQSNGVPPNVVTYSVVIGSCCKEGKLAQASSFFEEMMMSKCNPNEVTFHYLVNGLSNNASSVIQGTQDGGSGQHKHMLLDIFGTMVSDGWHPISAAYSSIVVCLCLNRMLGTALQLTDKMLNKGFHLDSVSLAALLHGACLVGKSKEWKSMVTSKPIDAKLDVALKYLAIFGCYSSHHLTKETSVILHSLLQDSTLTNVLAEATEAPTTME
- the LOC125204204 gene encoding pentatricopeptide repeat-containing protein At1g52620-like isoform X7, encoding MSKAILRLIKPLNRPKQRIKPALNTPITPQVKDLANEVCEILRSEDEKWEESLQNRFFGEDIAPSEVAHLVFDKIRNCELGLKFYGFISHSSFHLDGFAYSSLLKLLARSRVLEEIDSVLLECLHCEEKRPTHEALGFVIRAYAESGSVSKALDLYSYLLRNYNTLPQLPACNSLLNGLVDEGKLDAAWRVYEEMVRRDEAGETSCLDNYSVSIMVKGLCREGKVEKGRKLIEKRWGRNCIPNIVFYNILIDGFCKRGSLERAHELFEELKVKGFFPNHETYGAMIDGFCKRGEFDKVDEMLKEMESSGIEVNTIIYNNVVDGRCKYSFVREAFETTRKMMEVGCRLDIVTYNSLISSACKDGNVQEAEKLLEEVINRGLVPNKLSFTPLIHAYCRERNFERASFLLVEMTRSGHKPDMITYGGLVHGLVVAGEVEAALTIRNNMVERGVSPDACIYNVLINGLCKQSRFADAQQLLQEMLGRNVSPDSYVYATLVDGYVRSGNFDDAENLFELITKTGVNPGLVGYNAMIKGYCKLGKIKNAILCINKMTRRNITPDEFTYSTIIDGLVKQNDLLGALAVFGLVIKQKYIPNVVMYTSIISGFCCCRNVSGAERILRGMQSNGVPPNVVTYSVVIGSCCKEGKLAQASSFFEEMMMSKCNPNEVTFHYLVNGLSNNASSVIQGTQDGGSGQHKHMLLDIFGTMVSDGWHPISAAYSSIVVCLCLNRMLGTALQLTDKMLNKGFHLDSLMWLSQKQLRHQLPWNKHQ
- the LOC125204204 gene encoding pentatricopeptide repeat-containing protein At1g52620-like isoform X2 codes for the protein MSKAILRLIKPLNRPKQRIKPALNTPITPQVKDLANEVCEILRSEDEKWEESLQNRFFGEDIAPSEVAHLVFDKIRNCELGLKFYGFISHSSFHLDGFAYSSLLKLLARSRVLEEIDSVLLECLHCEEKRPTHEALGFVIRAYAESGSVSKALDLYSYLLRNYNTLPQLPACNSLLNGLVDEGKLDAAWRVYEEMVRRDEAGETSCLDNYSVSIMVKGLCREGKVEKGRKLIEKRWGRNCIPNIVFYNILIDGFCKRGSLERAHELFEELKVKGFFPNHETYGAMIDGFCKRGEFDKVDEMLKEMESSGIEVNTIIYNNVVDGRCKYSFVREAFETTRKMMEVGCRLDIVTYNSLISSACKDGNVQEAEKLLEEVINRGLVPNKLSFTPLIHAYCRERNFERASFLLVEMTRSGHKPDMITYGGLVHGLVVAGEVEAALTIRNNMVERGVSPDACIYNVLINGLCKQSRFADAQQLLQEMLGRNVSPDSYVYATLVDGYVRSGNFDDAENLFELITKTGVNPGLVGYNAMIKGYCKLGKIKNAILCINKMTRRNITPDEFTYSTIIDGLVKQNDLLGALAVFGLVIKQKYIPNVVMYTSIISGFCCCRNVSGAERILRGMQSNGVPPNVVTYSVVIGSCCKEGKLAQASSFFEEMMMSKCNPNEVTFHYLVNGLSNNASSVIQGTQDGGSGQHKHMLLDIFGTMVSDGWHPISAAYSSIVVCLCLNRMLGTALQLTDKMLNKGFHLDSVSLAALLHGACLVGKSKEWKSMVTSKPIDAKLDVALKYLAIFGCYSSHHLTKETSVILHSLLQDSTLTNVLAEWIHLQRIG
- the LOC125204204 gene encoding pentatricopeptide repeat-containing protein At1g52620-like isoform X3 — its product is MSKAILRLIKPLNRPKQRIKPALNTPITPQVKDLANEVCEILRSEDEKWEESLQNRFFGEDIAPSEVAHLVFDKIRNCELGLKFYGFISHSSFHLDGFAYSSLLKLLARSRVLEEIDSVLLECLHCEEKRPTHEALGFVIRAYAESGSVSKALDLYSYLLRNYNTLPQLPACNSLLNGLVDEGKLDAAWRVYEEMVRRDEAGETSCLDNYSVSIMVKGLCREGKVEKGRKLIEKRWGRNCIPNIVFYNILIDGFCKRGSLERAHELFEELKVKGFFPNHETYGAMIDGFCKRGEFDKVDEMLKEMESSGIEVNTIIYNNVVDGRCKYSFVREAFETTRKMMEVGCRLDIVTYNSLISSACKDGNVQEAEKLLEEVINRGLVPNKLSFTPLIHAYCRERNFERASFLLVEMTRSGHKPDMITYGGLVHGLVVAGEVEAALTIRNNMVERGVSPDACIYNVLINGLCKQSRFADAQQLLQEMLGRNVSPDSYVYATLVDGYVRSGNFDDAENLFELITKTGVNPGLVGYNAMIKGYCKLGKIKNAILCINKMTRRNITPDEFTYSTIIDGLVKQNDLLGALAVFGLVIKQKYIPNVVMYTSIISGFCCCRNVSGAERILRGMQSNGVPPNVVTYSVVIGSCCKEGKLAQASSFFEEMMMSKCNPNEVTFHYLVNGLSNNASSVIQGTQDGGSGQHKHMLLDIFGTMVSDGWHPISAAYSSIVVCLCLNRMLGTALQLTDKMLNKGFHLDSVSLAALLHGACLVGKSKEWKSMVTSKPIDAKLDVALKYLAIFGCYSSHHLTKETSVILHSLLQDSTLTNVLNGSTCSE
- the LOC125204204 gene encoding pentatricopeptide repeat-containing protein At1g52620-like isoform X5; translation: MSKAILRLIKPLNRPKQRIKPALNTPITPQVKDLANEVCEILRSEDEKWEESLQNRFFGEDIAPSEVAHLVFDKIRNCELGLKFYGFISHSSFHLDGFAYSSLLKLLARSRVLEEIDSVLLECLHCEEKRPTHEALGFVIRAYAESGSVSKALDLYSYLLRNYNTLPQLPACNSLLNGLVDEGKLDAAWRVYEEMVRRDEAGETSCLDNYSVSIMVKGLCREGKVEKGRKLIEKRWGRNCIPNIVFYNILIDGFCKRGSLERAHELFEELKVKGFFPNHETYGAMIDGFCKRGEFDKVDEMLKEMESSGIEVNTIIYNNVVDGRCKYSFVREAFETTRKMMEVGCRLDIVTYNSLISSACKDGNVQEAEKLLEEVINRGLVPNKLSFTPLIHAYCRERNFERASFLLVEMTRSGHKPDMITYGGLVHGLVVAGEVEAALTIRNNMVERGVSPDACIYNVLINGLCKQSRFADAQQLLQEMLGRNVSPDSYVYATLVDGYVRSGNFDDAENLFELITKTGVNPGLVGYNAMIKGYCKLGKIKNAILCINKMTRRNITPDEFTYSTIIDGLVKQNDLLGALAVFGLVIKQKYIPNVVMYTSIISGFCCCRNVSGAERILRGMQSNGVPPNVVTYSVVIGSCCKEGKLAQASSFFEEMMMSKCNPNEVTFHYLVNGLSNNASSVIQGTQDGGSGQHKHMLLDIFGTMVSDGWHPISAAYSSIVVCLCLNRMLGTALQLTDKMLNKGFHLDSVLEILITNRKHFLVRTCDISSESA
- the LOC125204204 gene encoding pentatricopeptide repeat-containing protein At1g52620-like isoform X11, whose amino-acid sequence is MSKAILRLIKPLNRPKQRIKPALNTPITPQVKDLANEVCEILRSEDEKWEESLQNRFFGEDIAPSEVAHLVFDKIRNCELGLKFYGFISHSSFHLDGFAYSSLLKLLARSRVLEEIDSVLLECLHCEEKRPTHEALGFVIRAYAESGSVSKALDLYSYLLRNYNTLPQLPACNSLLNGLVDEGKLDAAWRVYEEMVRRDEAGETSCLDNYSVSIMVKGLCREGKVEKGRKLIEKRWGRNCIPNIVFYNILIDGFCKRGSLERAHELFEELKVKGFFPNHETYGAMIDGFCKRGEFDKVDEMLKEMESSGIEVNTIIYNNVVDGRCKYSFVREAFETTRKMMEVGCRLDIVTYNSLISSACKDGNVQEAEKLLEEVINRGLVPNKLSFTPLIHAYCRERNFERASFLLVEMTRSGHKPDMITYGGLVHGLVVAGEVEAALTIRNNMVERGVSPDACIYNVLINGLCKQSRFADAQQLLQEMLGRNVSPDSYVYATLVDGYVRSGNFDDAENLFELITKTGVNPGLVGYNAMIKGYCKLGKIKNAILCINKMTRRNITPDEFTYSTIIDGLVKQNDLLGALAVFGLVIKQKYIPNVVMYTSIISGFCCCRNVSGAERILRGMQSNGVPPNVVTYSVVIGSCCKEGKLAQASSFFEEMMMSKWDTRWWFWMLGTALQLTDKMLNKGFHLDSNGSTCSE
- the LOC125204204 gene encoding pentatricopeptide repeat-containing protein At1g52620-like isoform X4, encoding MSKAILRLIKPLNRPKQRIKPALNTPITPQVKDLANEVCEILRSEDEKWEESLQNRFFGEDIAPSEVAHLVFDKIRNCELGLKFYGFISHSSFHLDGFAYSSLLKLLARSRVLEEIDSVLLECLHCEEKRPTHEALGNYNTLPQLPACNSLLNGLVDEGKLDAAWRVYEEMVRRDEAGETSCLDNYSVSIMVKGLCREGKVEKGRKLIEKRWGRNCIPNIVFYNILIDGFCKRGSLERAHELFEELKVKGFFPNHETYGAMIDGFCKRGEFDKVDEMLKEMESSGIEVNTIIYNNVVDGRCKYSFVREAFETTRKMMEVGCRLDIVTYNSLISSACKDGNVQEAEKLLEEVINRGLVPNKLSFTPLIHAYCRERNFERASFLLVEMTRSGHKPDMITYGGLVHGLVVAGEVEAALTIRNNMVERGVSPDACIYNVLINGLCKQSRFADAQQLLQEMLGRNVSPDSYVYATLVDGYVRSGNFDDAENLFELITKTGVNPGLVGYNAMIKGYCKLGKIKNAILCINKMTRRNITPDEFTYSTIIDGLVKQNDLLGALAVFGLVIKQKYIPNVVMYTSIISGFCCCRNVSGAERILRGMQSNGVPPNVVTYSVVIGSCCKEGKLAQASSFFEEMMMSKCNPNEVTFHYLVNGLSNNASSVIQGTQDGGSGQHKHMLLDIFGTMVSDGWHPISAAYSSIVVCLCLNRMLGTALQLTDKMLNKGFHLDSVSLAALLHGACLVGKSKEWKSMVTSKPIDAKLDVALKYLAIFGCYSSHHLTKETSVILHSLLQDSTLTNVLAEATEAPTTME
- the LOC125204204 gene encoding pentatricopeptide repeat-containing protein At1g52620-like isoform X8 encodes the protein MSKAILRLIKPLNRPKQRIKPALNTPITPQVKDLANEVCEILRSEDEKWEESLQNRFFGEDIAPSEVAHLVFDKIRNCELGLKFYGFISHSSFHLDGFAYSSLLKLLARSRVLEEIDSVLLECLHCEEKRPTHEALGFVIRAYAESGSVSKALDLYSYLLRNYNTLPQLPACNSLLNGLVDEGKLDAAWRVYEEMVRRDEAGETSCLDNYSVSIMVKGLCREGKVEKGRKLIEKRWGRNCIPNIVFYNILIDGFCKRGSLERAHELFEELKVKGFFPNHETYGAMIDGFCKRGEFDKVDEMLKEMESSGIEVNTIIYNNVVDGRCKYSFVREAFETTRKMMEVGCRLDIVTYNSLISSACKDGNVQEAEKLLEEVINRGLVPNKLSFTPLIHAYCRERNFERASFLLVEMTRSGHKPDMITYGGLVHGLVVAGEVEAALTIRNNMVERGVSPDACIYNVLINGLCKQSRFADAQQLLQEMLGRNVSPDSYVYATLVDGYVRSGNFDDAENLFELITKTGVNPGLVGYNAMIKGYCKLGKIKNAILCINKMTRRNITPDEFTYSTIIDGLVKQNDLLGALAVFGLVIKQKYIPNVVMYTSIISGFCCCRNVSGAERILRGMQSNGVPPNVVTYSVVIGSCCKEGKLAQASSFFEEMMMSKCNPNEVTFHYLVNGLSNNASSVIQGTQDGGSGQHKHMLLDIFGTMVSDGWHPISAAYSSIVVCLCLNRMLGTALQLTDKMLNKGFHLDSKQLRHQLPWNKHQ
- the LOC125204204 gene encoding pentatricopeptide repeat-containing protein At1g52620-like isoform X6, with amino-acid sequence MSKAILRLIKPLNRPKQRIKPALNTPITPQVKDLANEVCEILRSEDEKWEESLQNRFFGEDIAPSEVAHLVFDKIRNCELGLKFYGFISHSSFHLDGFAYSSLLKLLARSRVLEEIDSVLLECLHCEEKRPTHEALGFVIRAYAESGSVSKALDLYSYLLRNYNTLPQLPACNSLLNGLVDEGKLDAAWRVYEEMVRRDEAGETSCLDNYSVSIMVKGLCREGKVEKGRKLIEKRWGRNCIPNIVFYNILIDGFCKRGSLERAHELFEELKVKGFFPNHETYGAMIDGFCKRGEFDKVDEMLKEMESSGIEVNTIIYNNVVDGRCKYSFVREAFETTRKMMEVGCRLDIVTYNSLISSACKDGNVQEAEKLLEEVINRGLVPNKLSFTPLIHAYCRERNFERASFLLVEMTRSGHKPDMITYGGLVHGLVVAGEVEAALTIRNNMVERGVSPDACIYNVLINGLCKQSRFADAQQLLQEMLGRNVSPDSYVYATLVDGYVRSGNFDDAENLFELITKTGVNPGLVGYNAMIKGYCKLGKIKNAILCINKMTRRNITPDEFTYSTIIDGLVKQNDLLGALAVFGLVIKQKYIPNVVMYTSIISGFCCCRNVSGAERILRGMQSNGVPPNVVTYSVVIGSCCKEGKLAQASSFFEEMMMSKWDTRWWFWMLGTALQLTDKMLNKGFHLDSVSLAALLHGACLVGKSKEWKSMVTSKPIDAKLDVALKYLAIFGCYSSHHLTKETSVILHSLLQDSTLTNVLAEATEAPTTME
- the LOC125204204 gene encoding pentatricopeptide repeat-containing protein At1g52620-like isoform X10, with product MSKAILRLIKPLNRPKQRIKPALNTPITPQVKDLANEVCEILRSEDEKWEESLQNRFFGEDIAPSEVAHLVFDKIRNCELGLKFYGFISHSSFHLDGFAYSSLLKLLARSRVLEEIDSVLLECLHCEEKRPTHEALGFVIRAYAESGSVSKALDLYSYLLRNYNTLPQLPACNSLLNGLVDEGKLDAAWRVYEEMVRRDEAGETSCLDNYSVSIMVKGLCREGKVEKGRKLIEKRWGRNCIPNIVFYNILIDGFCKRGSLERAHELFEELKVKGFFPNHETYGAMIDGFCKRGEFDKVDEMLKEMESSGIEVNTIIYNNVVDGRCKYSFVREAFETTRKMMEVGCRLDIVTYNSLISSACKDGNVQEAEKLLEEVINRGLVPNKLSFTPLIHAYCRERNFERASFLLVEMTRSGHKPDMITYGGLVHGLVVAGEVEAALTIRNNMVERGVSPDACIYNVLINGLCKQSRFADAQQLLQEMLGRNVSPDSYVYATLVDGYVRSGNFDDAENLFELITKTGVNPGLVGYNAMIKGYCKLGKIKNAILCINKMTRRNITPDEFTYSTIIDGLVKQNDLLGALAVFGLVIKQKYIPNVVMYTSIISGFCCCRNVSGAERILRGMQSNGVPPNVVTYSVVIGSCCKEGKLAQASSFFEEMMMSKCNPNEVTFHYLVNGLSNNASSVIQGTQDGGSGCLELHYS